One stretch of Croceibacterium atlanticum DNA includes these proteins:
- the recN gene encoding DNA repair protein RecN, with translation MLTSLAIRNIVLIEALDLAFAPGLGVLTGETGAGKSILLDALGLVLGNRAETALVRAGEDQASVAATFEFDRLPASIREALNEAELDIEPGEPLIVRRRVKADGGSRAFINDQPASAGLLRQIAPALVELHGQHDDRGLVNPRGHRALLDRYAGADLAKVELAWQAWRGAEERLAAARGEIEQARADQDLLLAHLSELSAMEPQEGEEERLALARADMQKGEKLSGDLEQLRQIWDGSDSALASLRTAARRLDRIAPEHPLLGEALAALDRAVIEAGEAEDKLEQAAEALQHDPVELDRIETRLFELRALARKHDCAVDDLPQKMRQLRERLDAIEAGDAEIGSLEKAAAEAGRAYHEAAAALHDLRVAAAAKLDAAVAEELAPLKLDAARFRTSVTELPEERWGASGMDSVEFLIATNPGADFAPLAKIASGGELSRFILALKVALAEQGGAATVIFDEIDRGVGGAVASAIGERLARLAGQGQLLAVTHSPQVAARGSQHYMIAKSSEGTVTRTSVVLLNAEGRQEEIARMLSGAEITSEARAQADRLLEGV, from the coding sequence ATGCTGACCTCGCTCGCGATCAGGAATATCGTCCTCATAGAGGCGCTCGATCTCGCCTTTGCGCCGGGTCTGGGCGTGCTTACGGGTGAAACGGGCGCGGGCAAGTCCATCCTGCTGGACGCGCTGGGCCTGGTGCTGGGCAACCGTGCAGAAACCGCGCTGGTCCGCGCCGGGGAAGACCAGGCAAGCGTGGCCGCTACTTTTGAATTCGACCGGCTGCCGGCCTCGATCCGTGAAGCGTTGAACGAAGCGGAGCTCGACATCGAACCGGGGGAGCCGCTGATCGTGCGCCGCCGGGTTAAGGCCGATGGCGGTTCCAGGGCATTCATCAACGATCAACCGGCCAGTGCCGGCCTGCTGCGGCAGATCGCGCCCGCGCTGGTGGAACTGCATGGCCAGCATGACGATCGCGGACTGGTCAATCCGCGCGGGCACCGGGCCCTGCTGGATCGTTATGCCGGGGCTGATCTGGCGAAGGTGGAACTTGCCTGGCAGGCTTGGCGCGGCGCGGAGGAAAGGCTGGCCGCAGCGCGTGGTGAGATCGAACAGGCGCGTGCCGATCAGGATCTCCTGCTGGCCCATCTGTCGGAACTTTCGGCCATGGAACCGCAGGAAGGGGAGGAGGAACGCCTCGCTCTCGCCCGGGCCGACATGCAGAAGGGGGAAAAGCTTTCGGGCGATCTCGAACAGCTCCGCCAGATATGGGACGGGTCGGATTCCGCGCTGGCATCCTTGCGCACGGCCGCGCGGCGGCTGGACCGTATCGCGCCGGAACATCCGCTTCTGGGGGAAGCGCTTGCCGCGCTGGACCGGGCCGTGATCGAAGCGGGGGAAGCGGAAGACAAGCTGGAACAGGCGGCAGAGGCGTTGCAGCATGACCCGGTGGAGCTGGACCGGATCGAAACGCGCTTGTTCGAACTGCGCGCGCTTGCCCGCAAGCATGATTGCGCGGTGGATGATCTGCCGCAGAAGATGCGGCAATTGCGTGAACGGCTGGACGCGATCGAGGCTGGCGATGCCGAAATCGGATCGCTGGAAAAGGCGGCTGCCGAAGCCGGCAGGGCTTACCACGAAGCGGCCGCTGCGCTGCATGATCTGCGTGTGGCCGCGGCGGCGAAGCTGGACGCGGCGGTGGCGGAGGAACTGGCCCCGCTGAAGCTGGATGCCGCGCGGTTCCGCACTTCCGTTACCGAATTGCCGGAAGAGCGCTGGGGCGCATCGGGCATGGATTCGGTGGAATTCCTGATCGCCACCAATCCCGGCGCCGATTTTGCGCCTCTGGCCAAGATCGCCAGCGGCGGCGAACTCAGCCGTTTCATCCTCGCCCTGAAAGTCGCCCTTGCCGAACAGGGCGGCGCGGCGACGGTGATTTTCGACGAGATCGATCGCGGCGTCGGCGGCGCGGTGGCAAGCGCCATCGGCGAAAGACTGGCGCGGCTGGCCGGGCAGGGGCAATTGCTGGCCGTGACCCACAGCCCGCAAGTGGCCGCGCGGGGCAGCCAGCATTACATGATCGCCAAGTCGAGCGAGGGAACGGTGACGCGCACCTCTGTTGTCCTGCTGAACGCGGAAGGGCGGCAGGAAGAAATCGCCCGTATGCTTTCCGGCGCGGAAATCACCAGCGAAGCCCGCGCCCAGGCCGATCGCCTGCTGGAGGGCGTGTGA